One Bythopirellula goksoeyrii genomic window, AAGACAATCCCTAAGCATGCCAGCATAAGAGATCGTGCCTTGCTGCGCTGCTGTCTGGGGGAACCTCTCAACCAAAGCGATGTATCCATAGATCACAGCGGGGATCAAGTACAAGGCGAGGAGAATCTCCCACTGGATGCTTCCAACCAATAAGCCGATTAATCCACCTAAAACCAAACCTCCTGGCCATCCGGCATGCAAAATATTTAAGTAATGCGTCTTGCGTTCCGGATAAATGGCAGAGGTAAGCGGATTGATTACGGCTTCAGCAATGCCATTGCCCACAGCGAAGATGAATGCCGACCAGAATAGCACTTGATAGGTTGCGTCTTTGCCAGCCGACTCGAATACGGGAGTGGCAAAGAAAAGCATCACGGCTGACACCACCTGGCAAGCGACCGCCAAGATCATCAGCAATCGATAACCAAGTGCATCAAGCAAGAATCCGGCGATCAGAATCACTAGACCAAAGCCTAGCAACCCACCCCCGGTGATCTCGCCCAATTCGGTGAAGGTAAATCCATATTGCTCGGACCACGGTTGCAGTAAGGCTCCCCGTACGCCAAACCCCATACCAGCAGTGGCAATCGCCAAGAAGCCTGCCAACAGTAATTTCCCGCGATTCTCGGCCATGAATTCTCCCAGATAAGTCAGAATTGGTCGTTCATTGAATACTGATAAGCTCGGCCATCTTCAGATAGGCGAGTATTGTCATAATCCTGGCCATAAGGAGAAAAACAGGATTGGCTCCCTAGGCAATGATTGGCTGGCAATCTTACCTGCCGAGCTTTTCCACGGGAAGACCTTCGTGAAATCTCGCAGGAAATTCTCTTCGATTCCGCAAGTAATCAATTAAGCTCTTCCTGCTTGTCAGACAACCGGTTTCTGAGGACATGAACCATCATTTCTTGATTTGGTGATTTCGCCGAGACGACGAATTCCCGCTCGTTTTCCCCCAAGACTTCGATCTGTACATTCAACCTCTCCGCAGGTAAACAACTTTCAAACCGGTCTGCCCATTCGACGAAGGTGATTCCATTACCCTCAAAGTATTCCTCGACGCCAAGTTCCAGGAACTCGTCTTCGTCGCGTAGTCGGTAGGTATCGAAGTGGTAGATGGGGACTCGACCACCGAGGTATTCGTTTACGAGTACGAAGGTGGGGCTGGTGACCGCATCAGGTGGAACACCCATCCCCGCGGCTACTGCCTGGACCAGGCGTGTCTTGCCGGCGCCTAGGGTCCCTATCAGCGCAACGACACAACCGGACGGCAACACTTCGGCAAGCTGCTGGGCTAATCGCTCGGTGTCTGCTTCACTTTGTGCGAGAAAGCGAAATTCGGTCAATTGTTGGCCTCGTGTTGGAAACCGAGGGGATTAAGAGTTGTGTACGTTCCATCAGATTGTGCCTTCCACAAACCAGGGTTGTCAACAAACTCCCCGATGCAACTTATCGGCACAGCAATGGGCTGAGTAGCAAGCAGCTTTGAGGCCTCAGCAGGCGGAACGGCCAACAAGAGTTCAAAATCCTCGCCGTCGCCAAGCGCATGCTCTAAAGGCGACTTACCTGAGGTCTTACTCATCTGATTGGCGGCGAGTGAAATCGGAATCTGATCTATATCAAACACAATGCCACAACCACTGGCAGTTGCGAGGCGAGAGGCATCTAGCGTTAGTCCGTCGGAGATGTCGATGCCCGCGTGGAGTTCGTACTGATCATGGAGCAGCAGGGCTTCCTCCACACGCGGCTCCACTTGCAGATGTCTTCCTAAGATGCTGCCTCCTAAACAGCCAGTAACGAGTAACTTGTCGCCTATCTGAGCGCCTGAGCGAGCAAGAGGTCCTTGGGAGGTCGCCTCTCCAATTGCCGTGATGCTGATTGCCAGATCGCCCTCCCAGGTATTGGTGTCACCACCGGCAATGGTCACGCCATGTTTCTCAGCAAGCGGCAACATTCCACGATACAATTCGATTGCCAATTCCAGCGGCGAGTTGTTTTTCGTCCCGGCTCGCGGCAAGACTATGGACACAAATGCGGCAATCGGCTTGGCAGCCATCGCTGCCAGGTCGCTTAGATTGACTCCCAATGCCTTGTGCCCGACCAACTTTGGGTCCACTTCATCGATGAGAAAATCGACGCCATCGGTGAGTAAGTCGGTGGTCACCACGAGTGGTGTCTTGGTTGGCTTTAGTACAGCAGCGTCGTCCCCCAGTCCTATCTCACAGCAGAGGCCAGCCGGCAGGTTTTCCTCCAACCAGTCAAAAAGATCCGCTTCTAAGGACATGGGATACCTACCTCGCTTCCAAAGCACGCAAACTACCTAAATCAACAATGTTTTGCAGGTTTCCTGTCAGATTATCAGCCAACCTTACTTTCAACTGCTTGCAAACAGCCGAGGGCGGTATTAACGTGACGCATATCGGGGCGAGCGAAACGCCAGTTAGATTTCGCAACCTCCTCCTATTCTCAGCGAAACGTTCTCCTTTGCAACTGCTGAGAAGGAGCAAGTGAAAGGGAATTCAGCGCGCGTGTTGGTCGTTTCCCGAAAAGTTGGCGAACGGATTTTGATCGGCGACGAAATTGCCGTCACGGTGATCAAGGTCGGCAGCGGCGGAGTTCGCATCGGCATCGAAGCTCCGAAAGAGCTACCGGTGGTGCGCGAAGAACTCGCGATTCAACTACAGCAGGCTGAGCAATTGGCTATTGAAAATGCCCGCCAGCTGGCAGGGGATAGCGAGTCTTAAACCTTAATCTCATTGCTCAATTCTCCATAGAACACTAAGTCTCGTTCCCATTCTTGGGCATTCGATTCTAGTCGTTGGTCATTTTACGACCGGTGTTTCTTCCGTAGCAGGAGATTCTTTCTTCACCGTTCTTGGTTCTACCTCCTTCCTGACCGTTCGAGGTGTGACCGAGAGTTGATTGCGCACATCGACAACCTCGGGACTATGTACTGAGTCGAGGGGACCGATATCGGCAACGCAGGATCGTAACCGCTCAAGTTTTGCAGTGAAGTCATCTTCCCCTGGTGGCGCTTGGGCCGGCGCCGCACCCCACACGACTCGCGTTCCACCGCGCGTCATCAAGTCATAGACATAGTAGCGATGCTCATCCAGGATTTCAGGCCGTGTTGAAGGGAGGATGTCGACGAGTGAGAGTTGTTCCCAAACATCCGACAGACGCATAGCTAGATCCGCGGCGCCGGTCACTCTCAGATCGTCCCAGCGCTGTCCGACGGGGGGACGCTCCACTACGTTTTGGATGCGGGGCAAATACCGTTTGTATAATTCAGGTACATCTTTGCTAGGAAGATGGACCGCCTGCTGATCTACCGGAACCAGCAGCATTCCTTGCGGACTCGACATCTCCACGACGGCAACCGGTTTACGGTAGGTGACTTCGACATGAACCCCATCGGGATAGAGTTTTCTTATTTTTACAACCGAAGCGATCCATGGATGCAAGACAAAGGCATCTTCCACGACACTCATGAACGAATCGTCCAGGGTCGAGAGGCGCCCGTTCAGGCCGGTATTGTGTACTACTTCGGAACAGACATCGGCAGCGATCCATTCGGGGGGAGGAGTCGCCGTGATCCGTTCCGCGCTGAGCAAATATGGCGGGCGATGAATGATTGATGGCGCAACTTGCTGCCAGACTTTGGTCATTCCCCATCCCATGAGACCCACAACCAACAGAGCAATTACGACCCGTAACCGGGACACGAAGAGCGTCTTGACTCGAACCAAAGGGGATCGGGAAGCCGTAGCATCGGCTGGATTGGCAGCTTTTCTTTTTTTCCTGACAGTGGCCACTCGAACACCTCCTTGCGCTCGGTCGCTGGTGTAGAACTCACCAGATTTCCAGTTCAGTCTCCAACTCGACGCCAAGCCGTTCGGCAACTCGGCTGCGGATCGTGTCGATGAGGCGCAGCACATCCTGGCTTGTGGCCTCTTCTCCGGCGACGATAAAGTTTGCATGGCGCTGGCTCACTTCGACGGCACCCACTCGGGTTCCTTTGAGGCCCGCCTGGTCGATCAACATACCGGCACTCATCCCTCGCGGATTCTTAAACACGGAAGCCACGTTCTGATGCGATAGCGGTTGGCCTGCTTTCTTGACGATCCACTGCTTTTGCATTCGTTTGGTGAGTTGTTCCGGATCATCCTCTTCGAGCAGAAAATCAGCACTGAGAATTACCAACTCGTCCAAGCTGCTCTGGCGGTAGGCGAAGACTAAATCTTCGCGATCTCGTTGAAAGAGTTCTCCAGCACGCGTCATCACGGTCGCCCGACACGCCCACTGACCAATATCTCCCGCACGACTGCCAGAGTTTCCGTGCAGGGCACCCCCTATCGATCCAGGAATGCCTACCAGGGGCTCCAAACCGGCCAGTCCAGCACGTACCGATTCGCTAATTGCATGGGCCAACTTCGCCCCGCCACCTGCGGTCAGCTGGTTGCCGCGGATACTTAGCTCGGCAAAGTCGCCCTTGGCGAGACTGAGCACCATGCCGGGAACGCCGTCATCTCGGACCAAGATATTGGAACCGCCCCCAAGTATGCGGATGGGGACTTCCTCCTCGCGGCAACGGCGCACGAGGGCTGCCAATTGGTCGACCGAGCTCGGTTCGGCAAAAAAAGCCGCGGGTCCACCAATCTTGAGCCAGGTACGGTGAGCAATCGGCTCACTCGTACGGACGATTTTTTCGAAACCACTTACCAGTGTCATTGCAGATTAAACCTTAAAAAAGCTGGCTTTATGGTGACTTATTTGCCGCTGTTCGTCAATTCGTTCCAGGCGGACCTGCCAAGAAATCCCGATCGGCTCGGAACTCTCCTACTATCTTCGGCAATTCGACAGGTTTGGCATAAAACCTGACCAATTTGGAGCCGATCAGGTAAAACAAGTGCCAAAACGAGGCGAAATTTTTGTCGGAACTTGCCGAATCTGCTCAAGGGGTGGGAAATCGCCCCGCTCGATGGGGAAGTTAGTGGTTCCGGGCTTGGGAGTGAGCCAAGCAAGTTCTTCGAGGGTGCCTACAGGTCCCGTCTACACTTATAGATATCTCAAACTGAAAAGGAGAACCACGGATTGCACGAATTTCACGGATAAGTTGAGACGAAACCGTACATTTATTCATCGAGTAGGTTTGAGCAGATGGTGGGTGTGATTTTGAACAATCGAATGAATTTCGTCCCGTTTTCGTGGGACTTGCTCTATCCGAGAAATCCGTGCTATCCGTGGTTTCCGTAGTTTTGCTTTTCACTTTGAGTTAATATGCGGGAGGAACTAACGTGGCGTGGTAGCGATTTTGGGTCAGGACATGGGTGACGCTCATGTTCATTGGGCATTGGAAATTCGTCATTCCTTAGTTGCGCGTGCAGTGTAAAGTTCACGATTCTATCTCGGTCCTGCGCACCGAAGGTGGTCTCTTGGCACCACACATTCTGTCGCAATCTTTTTTCACAAAACAAAACCCCCTCTCGTTGCTCCGGTTCGTTGGGCTTCAACTCGTTGGCCGATCAAGACTTACACGAATCATGTTGCCTGCCGCGCGGCGGGGTTTTGTAAACACAACTCCACCGAACTAGCCGCTACTTGCTCGTCCAAATCGCCAAACTCGTTCAGCGCGCAGTCCTAGCCAGAGCAAACCCGCAAGACCTTGCGGGCGGTGGCGAGTTCCTATCACGGATCGCACGCTCCATTATAAAACTGCCAGGAAGAAATTCCACAACGGTTTTTGTGCCATCTATGGATGCCGCATGTGTCATTCGGATTTTGTGGACGCGATTGCCATGCGATTGCAAGATGAAGATACCGACGGCAACCTGGGAAGAAAACGCGGAAGAACTATTTTTCAAAAACAGTTCTGC contains:
- the tsaE gene encoding tRNA (adenosine(37)-N6)-threonylcarbamoyltransferase complex ATPase subunit type 1 TsaE, whose product is MTEFRFLAQSEADTERLAQQLAEVLPSGCVVALIGTLGAGKTRLVQAVAAGMGVPPDAVTSPTFVLVNEYLGGRVPIYHFDTYRLRDEDEFLELGVEEYFEGNGITFVEWADRFESCLPAERLNVQIEVLGENEREFVVSAKSPNQEMMVHVLRNRLSDKQEELN
- a CDS encoding thiamine-phosphate kinase, which produces MSLEADLFDWLEENLPAGLCCEIGLGDDAAVLKPTKTPLVVTTDLLTDGVDFLIDEVDPKLVGHKALGVNLSDLAAMAAKPIAAFVSIVLPRAGTKNNSPLELAIELYRGMLPLAEKHGVTIAGGDTNTWEGDLAISITAIGEATSQGPLARSGAQIGDKLLVTGCLGGSILGRHLQVEPRVEEALLLHDQYELHAGIDISDGLTLDASRLATASGCGIVFDIDQIPISLAANQMSKTSGKSPLEHALGDGEDFELLLAVPPAEASKLLATQPIAVPISCIGEFVDNPGLWKAQSDGTYTTLNPLGFQHEANN
- a CDS encoding carbon storage regulator; amino-acid sequence: MKGNSARVLVVSRKVGERILIGDEIAVTVIKVGSGGVRIGIEAPKELPVVREELAIQLQQAEQLAIENARQLAGDSES
- a CDS encoding cell division protein FtsQ/DivIB, giving the protein MATVRKKRKAANPADATASRSPLVRVKTLFVSRLRVVIALLVVGLMGWGMTKVWQQVAPSIIHRPPYLLSAERITATPPPEWIAADVCSEVVHNTGLNGRLSTLDDSFMSVVEDAFVLHPWIASVVKIRKLYPDGVHVEVTYRKPVAVVEMSSPQGMLLVPVDQQAVHLPSKDVPELYKRYLPRIQNVVERPPVGQRWDDLRVTGAADLAMRLSDVWEQLSLVDILPSTRPEILDEHRYYVYDLMTRGGTRVVWGAAPAQAPPGEDDFTAKLERLRSCVADIGPLDSVHSPEVVDVRNQLSVTPRTVRKEVEPRTVKKESPATEETPVVK
- the murB gene encoding UDP-N-acetylmuramate dehydrogenase — its product is MTLVSGFEKIVRTSEPIAHRTWLKIGGPAAFFAEPSSVDQLAALVRRCREEEVPIRILGGGSNILVRDDGVPGMVLSLAKGDFAELSIRGNQLTAGGGAKLAHAISESVRAGLAGLEPLVGIPGSIGGALHGNSGSRAGDIGQWACRATVMTRAGELFQRDREDLVFAYRQSSLDELVILSADFLLEEDDPEQLTKRMQKQWIVKKAGQPLSHQNVASVFKNPRGMSAGMLIDQAGLKGTRVGAVEVSQRHANFIVAGEEATSQDVLRLIDTIRSRVAERLGVELETELEIW